A genomic region of Thunnus albacares chromosome 4, fThuAlb1.1, whole genome shotgun sequence contains the following coding sequences:
- the ywhaba gene encoding 14-3-3 protein beta/alpha-A yields the protein MDKNDLVQKAKLAEQAERYDDMAAAMKAVTEQGLELSNEERNLLSVAYKNVVGARRSSWRVISSIEQKTEGNEKKQQMARDYRVKIESELQEICHDVLNLLDKFLIPNASQAESKVFYLKMKGDYFRYLSEVASGDSKKDTVENSQQAYQQAFDISKKDMQPTHPIRLGLALNFSVFYYEILNSPEQACSLAKQAFDEAIAELDTLNEDSYKDSTLIMQLLRDNLTLWTSENQGDEGEAGEGEN from the exons ATGGATAAGAACGATCTGGTGCAGAAAGCCAAGCTGGCAGAGCAGGCCGAGCGCTACGACGACATGGCGGCTGCCATGAAGGCCGTGACAGAGCAGGGCCTGGAGCTCAGCAACGAGGAGCGCAACCTGCTCTCTGTCGCCTACAAGAACGTG GTGGGGGCCCGTCGTTCATCCTGGCGCGTCATCTCCAGCATCGAGCAGAAGACGGAGGGGAACGAGAAGAAACAGCAGATGGCTCGCGATTACCGTGTGAAGATCGAGTCCGAACTCCAAGAAATCTGCCACGACGTGCtg AATCTGCTCGACAAATTCCTCATTCCCAATGCATCTCAGGCGGAGAGCAAGGTGTTCTACCTCAAAATGAAAGGAGACTACTTCAGATACCTGTCAGAGGTGGCTTCTGGGGACTCAAAGAAGG ACACGGTGGAGAACTCTCAGCAGGCCTACCAGCAGGCCTTCGACATCAGCAAGAAGGACATGCAGCCAACACACCCCATCCGGCTGGGCCTGGCCCTCAACTTCTCCGTCTTCTACTACGAAATCCTCAACTCGCCCGAGCAGGCCTGCTCTCTGGCCAAGCAG GCTTTCGATGAGGCGATCGCCGAGCTCGACACCTTGAACGAGGACTCTTACAAAGACAGCACGCTGATCATGCAGCTACTAAGGGACAACCTCACT CTGTGGACATCAGAAAACCAGGGAGACGAGGGCGAAGCCGGCGAGGGAGAGAACTAG